One Pseudomonadales bacterium genomic window, AGGTTATTCGCCGACTAGCTCGAATAGTGATCCCGGGCCGATGAACACCCTTCGATCTAGAGCAACGAATCGACTCGATCAGGGTAGGCATGTCAGGACCTGCGCCAATAATTGCGGGAGTTTTCAATTGTCCGAAAAACCACAGAGACTGGCTGGTGTTTTTACGAAGAGCCATCCCATCTTTTGTCTATCGGGGAACAGCCCTTTTAATGGGGGTTCATGATGGTAAATTCCGATACGTATTACCGCGAGGCTTCGGTCTTGATCACTGGCGCCAGCGGCTTCATCGGCACTCATTTATGTCGACGCCTGAGCCAGTTGGGCGCACAGGTCACGGGTATTTATTTAAACAACAGGCCCAGTGGAAATTATGCCGAGTGGGTATGTCTTGACTTGACTGACCTAGCAGCGGTTCGAAACTTAATGGACAAAATCCGACCTGATTTCATCTTTCATCTGGCAAGTCATGTCGATGGGCGACGCGAACTTGAAGCGGTGCTACCGACCTTTGAGAACAACCTTAAAAGCACCATTTGCGTGCTGACCGCTGCCCAACAGAGTGGCTGCTGTAAACGACTGGTCATCTCGAATTCACAGGAAGAGCCAGACCGGAGCGATGCCAATCCCGTGCCATCATCACCCTATGCTGCAGCCAAGTTCGCGGCCAGTGCTTATGCCCGGATGTTTCACGCGCTCTACGGTCTGCCAGTCGTGATTGCCCGCGTATTTATGGTGTATGGTCCTGAACAGAAAGATCGCCGTAAACTCGTTCCCTACTGCATCCTTAAAGCTTTGAAGGGGGAAGCACCCGAACTATCGAGCGGACTACGTCGTGTTGATTGGATATATATCAGTGATTTGGTAGATGGGCTCACTCAGCTGGGTTGCCGGGCGGGAATAGAAGGAGAAACCATTGATCTCGGCTCCGGTCACTCCCATACTATCAAAGCAGTCGTGGAGGAAATTCTGCAACAGATTGACCCTACCATCCAGGCACGATTTGGCGTAATCGCTGACCGCCTTATGGAACAGGAGCGCCGCGCTAACCAAAGCGAAACAAAGCGCAAGCTGGACTGGCAGGCACAAGTTGCACTGGAAGAAGGCCTGGCCCGAACTATTGAGTGGTACCGAGAGCATTGAATTGGTTAGACAACCCAGGAACATAATCGCAGATCAACGCTTATGAAAAGCAGATACGTTTTCAGTCGCTGTCAACGCAATCAGGTTAAATCTCTGGATGGGCAAGCCTCAAATGACCAGTAATCCATACCGTTTAGCCATTAGCGAGGAGGATCTCGCAAAACAGCTTTATGATCTGATTGCGGAGCTTTTCCCAATCTGCCGCAGCATCACTGGCGACGGCGTGCGTGAAACGCTGTCGCGTCTGAGCACGGTTGCGTCAATACAATTTCGCGAAGTCTCCAGCGACACCGAAGTCTTTGATTGGGTAGTCCCTAACGAATGGAATATCCGTGATGCCTACGTCAAAAATGCCACGGGAGCACGTGTTATCGATTTTCAACGCTCCAGCCTTCACGTCGTGAGTTACAGTATTCCCGTCAAAACCAGGTTATCGCTTGAAGAACTCCGTCCCCATCTTTACACCTTACCGGATCAACCCGATTTAATTCCTTATCGAACCTCCTACTACGAGGAAAACTGGGGTTTCTGCTTAAGCCAAAACCAGCTGGATGCTCTACCCGAAGGCGAGTACGAAGTTTGTATCGACACCACCCTGAAACCAGGATCGCTAAGCTACGGTGAAATCTATATTCCTGGCGAATCGGACAACGAAGTCCTCGTTTCCTGCCATATCTGTCATCCTTCGCTTGCCAACGATAATCTTTCCGGCCTGGTAATCGCCGCATATCTGGCCAAGCATCTCAAATCACTGCGCCTTCGCTTCTCGTATCGGTTTTTATTTATTCCCGCCACGATTGGTTCGCTCACCTGGCTTGCCTGCAACGAGCCAATCATACCGAGAATTAAGCACGGTCTGGTTCTGGCGGGCCTCGGTGACCCGGGACCGCTAAGCTACAAATCAAGCCGCGGCGGCGACGCGGCTATTGATCGGGCCGCAATCCATATTTTGAAACAACAGACAGAACATGAATTGTTCGAATTTTCACCTTATGGCTATGACGAGCGCCAGTATTGTTCGCCTGGGTTTAATTTGCCGGTTGGCAGATTATCAAGAACGCCTCATGGCTGTTACCCTCAGTACCATACATCAGCTGATGACCTGAATTTTATCCAGCCTGGGCAGCTCGCTAAATCCTGTACCGCTTGTCTCGACATTTTCGACATCATCGAAAATGACCGGCTTTACCTGAACATGAAACCTAAAGGTGAACCTCGACTATCGAAATACGGCCTCTACTCCAGCATTGGTGGCATAAAAGCATCACCGAATACGCAGATGGCTATACTTTGGGTACTCAATTTATCCGATGGTGAGCATAGCCTGTTGGATATCGCGGAGCGCTCCGGCCTCCGATTCAGGGAGGTCATGCTCGCTGCACAAGCACTCTGTGCCCATGACTTGCTAAAG contains:
- a CDS encoding NAD-dependent epimerase/dehydratase family protein, with translation MVNSDTYYREASVLITGASGFIGTHLCRRLSQLGAQVTGIYLNNRPSGNYAEWVCLDLTDLAAVRNLMDKIRPDFIFHLASHVDGRRELEAVLPTFENNLKSTICVLTAAQQSGCCKRLVISNSQEEPDRSDANPVPSSPYAAAKFAASAYARMFHALYGLPVVIARVFMVYGPEQKDRRKLVPYCILKALKGEAPELSSGLRRVDWIYISDLVDGLTQLGCRAGIEGETIDLGSGHSHTIKAVVEEILQQIDPTIQARFGVIADRLMEQERRANQSETKRKLDWQAQVALEEGLARTIEWYREH
- a CDS encoding DUF4910 domain-containing protein; the encoded protein is MTSNPYRLAISEEDLAKQLYDLIAELFPICRSITGDGVRETLSRLSTVASIQFREVSSDTEVFDWVVPNEWNIRDAYVKNATGARVIDFQRSSLHVVSYSIPVKTRLSLEELRPHLYTLPDQPDLIPYRTSYYEENWGFCLSQNQLDALPEGEYEVCIDTTLKPGSLSYGEIYIPGESDNEVLVSCHICHPSLANDNLSGLVIAAYLAKHLKSLRLRFSYRFLFIPATIGSLTWLACNEPIIPRIKHGLVLAGLGDPGPLSYKSSRGGDAAIDRAAIHILKQQTEHELFEFSPYGYDERQYCSPGFNLPVGRLSRTPHGCYPQYHTSADDLNFIQPGQLAKSCTACLDIFDIIENDRLYLNMKPKGEPRLSKYGLYSSIGGIKASPNTQMAILWVLNLSDGEHSLLDIAERSGLRFREVMLAAQALCAHDLLKEVTS